The genomic region GGAGACTGGTTCCAGCTGATACCTGCTCTTGCACTCCTAACCATGCCTGGCGTCAAAGGTTGCTCAACTGCCTCCATGCATTGCCTCCCTTTCCTCCTGCTCCTTTTAGGGCTTTTCTCTGGGGATGCCAGTCCCATAAGTTCCCCAGAGAGGCACAGAATTGCCCCTGGGCTTGATGATGGCCGTGGAGGGATTGTTGATCCTTCTCTTCTAGAGCAGGACAGTGAGATGGATATGCAAAATCTGCTGGAGACTCTACGGGGACAGTTCCTCCGGACCTTCAACCTGTCAGGACATGGACCCCCCTTGCAGCCTGGGGCACCCCGAGTGCAGCCTCCAGAATACATGTTGGAATTATACAACCGGTTTGCTAATGACCGAACATCCATGCCATCTGCAAACATTGTACGCAGCTTCAAAAATGAAGGTAAATGTGTTTTATTGGTTTGGTAGAGCCTTTATTCCCCCATTCTTTTCACAGAAATATAGATTTTACTGATATTTGCCAtgtctttatttttaaaaaaaggattTCCTTTCATGTTTTTCAAAACTGGGTTGATTCCACTCAAAGGCAATACTTTATGTCTCATGGCTTGTTCAAATTTCTTGTGCAATGGTTGGTTATGTATGAACCCTAAATCTGGTTTGGCTCATGCATAAAAGCTGTTATTACTGCCTTCCTCAGAGTACACCCCAAGCAATTTGGGTCCCAATGGTGTGAGACGACACCCCCTCCTTTTCAACGTTTCCATCCCAAATCATGAGAGGGTTATGGCTGCTGAGCTCCGTCTCTACACCCTCATCCAGATCGACAGGCACCTGTATGCTGGTGTCGACCGGACGGTGACCGTTTATGAAGTAGTTCAGCGGAATGACAGCTGGCCTGAAGATGGAGAAGAGGAAAAGGTGCAGCTAGTGGAGTTAGCATCACGGCAGGTTTATGGCACGGACAATGGCTGGGAGACTTTTGACATAACTGTTGCCATGCAACACTGGCGCAGGTCCAATTATGGCAACACCCACAGGTTGGAGGTTCATATTGCAAGTTTAAACTCACAGAATGGGACAGAGTTTGAAGGGCCTGCCACAGGGGGGGACATGGAAATCGATACCAGTCCAGAAGAGAGGCACAAATCTCTAATAATTGTTTTCTCCAATGACCAGAGCACGGATCACAGAGGAGAAAAGCAGGAGTTGAATGAGATGATCAAGCATGAAATGCCTGGCACAGGTCTGAATGACCTGGGGATTGAACTCATGGATCTCTGGGGGTCACTTGGGAGTATGGGACAAGAAGGGGATATGAAAGAAGGGGGACCAGATGAAGAAGCTCTCCTGCAGATGCGCTCCAACCTCATTTATGACACGGCCTCCAGGATTCGAAGGAATGCAAAGGCCAACCAGTGCAAGAAGAGCTCCCTATATGTTGATTTTAAGGACATTGGTTGGGACTCTTGGATCTTAGAACCTCAGGGCTATGAGGCATATGAATGCACAGGAGTCTGTAGTTACCCCCTAACCAAACATGTCACTCCAACCAAGCATGCCATTGTGCAGACTCTGGTCAGCCTTAAAAATCCAAAGACTGTTTCCAGAGCTTGCTGTGTCCCCACAAAGCTTGACCCTATCTCACTTCTCTACCTGGATGATGCAGGTGTGGTCACCTACCAGTACAAGTTTGAAGGCATGGTAGTGGCAGAGTGTGGTTGCAGATAGTCCTCCAAATCTTTGGTGGGGAAGTTGAAAGGTTTGGTAAAGGGCACTGAGAAATGGAGACATTTCTATGTCTGGGAGGAAAAGAGACTGCAGTTCCAAGTCAATAGGATTAACTCAAGACATAAAAAGTCCCACAGTAAAAGGGTTGTCAAGAACCTTTAAGAACTTTAAGATGGGGTGAtgcttttgtatttaacttttTCAAAAGGGACAGTAGAAAAGAAAGAATTTTAAAAAGAAGACCAGATTTAGTTCTTCTGTATATATTGCCTTCATGGAGAGTGTACTTGAAGttaatttcaagaaaaaaaaagaaagattcgaAGGTCAAATGTACAACTCATGATAACCATCTAAACAGTCTCTGAACAGGTCATTCCAAAGTGAGGGGAAAACAATACAGCAAACCACTAAATCTACTAAATAAACTTCAAGATGACTCCAGCCAGACTCGGAAAGCTGTTGAGGTGTTGCATTGTATTTTGATATTTTCTGGATGTGATAGAGGACCTGAACTACTTATACCAAAGATACATGCCTGACCTTTTCAATGGCAATTACATTTTACATCAGCAAAGTTCTCTCTCAATGCAGGTGTCTCAGAAACATAGAACATtggtttttggggggagggggctgagaactctggaaaaaaaaaaaccctgcagggTCACTCAATGGAGGCTTGTGCAAACCCCCAGCATCCAGTCTCTGCAGCATCATATCTACATCCTTCTCTGCCCTGTGTCAATACACAGCTTCCTGTGTAGCTGAAAGCATTTGATACGGGCCATCCAAGGCAAAGCAATATGGTTATCTGGGATGTCTTTGAGGAACGGAAATGTGTGAAACTAACCAGAATGATCTAGCATGAGATGGTCTACCGGTCAATGAGAAAATATGAGCGGGATTCCTGTTTTTGTTTTGCATGGACACCCTCTGGACATTCGGGACATGCAAAATGTATGGACCTTGTCCAGGTATCAGGCAACGATTGCTATTTAGATGTCTAAAAAAGTTCAAAGAACATTCCTCTGTTTGATGCGCACATGGTCACTCAGATTTATGTATTTTAaagttttatttatgttttgctTCTTTGAATAGTTTGCATCTTCATGCCTTACCTCAACACTGTAACTTGCaacaaaaaaccaacaacaactttGGATCACCAACTATACTATTAGCTGCAAGAAAGGAGCAGAAGAGCAGATGGAGGAAGTTGCACACTCTTTCCAAAGTCCAAGGCAGGGCAGACTGCATCATAAGGGTTCTGGTGGGTGTGAGGTGGAGGGGTAGAGGTTATGGGGTTATCTGCATTCTGTTGCCTTGCATGCCGTGAGAACTAAGCTCCCAGGCCTTGAGCAGTCCATGATAAGAAGGTGTTGGGGCTGAGAAACATGCAAGTGACCATTTCAAGCAACTAGGGCTGTCAAGATTCCACCGGGCTTAAATGTTACTTCAACTCCGTGACCCCAATCTGGTCTCACATGAAGGAATTATTGTCAGTGGACCACGGTTCACATTCCATCCTTGCTATTATATAAAAAGTACTAAACTGTATGATTGCTCATGACTGAGGTGGTGAGCTTCAAGAGTATGTCCTCGGTACCTTTCGCCTGGGGGAACTGAATTACAGTATGTACCTTAAATAAGTGAAAATGTATTTTTGCTTACTAAATACAGTATATCTTTAAAATGCAAAGGCTTATAGAggactatagaaacagagatctgCGCCGTCCAATGTGTCTTAAGGGCcttgttagtactgggacgggagactgtttgggaagaccaggtcctggcacgggagggactttgaaTTTGACTTTTTTAAAATGCAATACCTTTAAGACTTTCAATTATTTAATGGGTGTACTGTAATTATCCCTTAAGGACTATACATGTACCTTAAATAAAATGTAAAGGTATACTGCATTTCATACGTAGGATGTAGCCTTGAGAGTCCCACCAAGGTGACAAACTGTGGTACAGTTTGGTACAGTACCTTTCTCTAACTGCATAGTCACCCTTCAGATTTCTTCAACAAATTAGGGAACGAAcagtacaaacaacaacaacaacaaccataaCAGGAAATGATTAGCATGATCTTTTGAACATAGCTAGCTGGTCCACACTAactttcattaataattgtaacatTTTCGGTTTGGGGTAAAATATCATTTTTCAATGAGAAAAATATGTTTATATTAGCTACTAGCAGTATAAAGCACCAACTTTTATTTGTTTAgctctttttaaaaaataaaccctGTCACTAAGCAACTTCATAGAAATCCAGGTCGAAATCTGGACATTTAATTGAAGGAAAAGTGTTGAGGAAAAGCTTGCTGAGACGGTATATGGAAGAAAACCTTGAAAAGAACCATATACACATATAACATATTCACGTATAGCTAATACCTAGTTTAACATCTTATGCTAACCAGCAATACCAGTTCCATGCACTGCTAATCAGGTTTGTTTGAAGTGTTAACTGAATGTGTAAATGTGTTTGTCCCTATAGAGGGTTGCTTTTTGTCCACTCTGAGGATGATGATTTTACTCAAATTTGTGTCTAACACCAATGTGAGAAACATGAACCCCTTCTGTTGCCTTTACAGTTACAAATAGTGTCAAAAACTGACCATGGATCACACAAAACTGAGGTTTCCTCAAACTTACCAGCATCACTGAACTTCTGAAATGTGGTCTTCCATACTGCTGCTTTATGATAAAAAAAAGCCTATTTATtgaaaattaatttattattttttattttgtcattTATGTAAGTATGTATAGCAATATAGagtatgtaaattaaaaaaaaacattatataaTGTACAAATAAATTGAACTTGTACTGAATAAAGGACGTGCTTCATCTGATTTTTACACCACATTTGGCTTTGCTAATTCTATAAAAACGCTTCCACCAAGAAATGCATCTTCACAGCTTTGATTAAGTTGAAAGCTGTCACTTGATTCTGTGCAGAGCCCCTTAAACACACACCACTCCAAAACATCAGCTATTTTTATCCGTGACATGTCCAGAGCTCTTTATTTAAACACAACTTGGAAGAGAAGTAGTTTTATTCATAATTTTTAACCTCCCATTGAAGCAACTATTTGGTCTGGAGCCAAATTACACGTGAAACAAATCCAAAGTCATGTAGAAGGTAATGACCACTTTACGTTCTGTAGAGGcagatgtttgttttgttttgttttttcccccctgaaTTCTAGGACAAGCAATCTTTGGTAACACTGGATTAGGAAAGTTGTGCAACTAGCTGTACTAGCTGTAAATATACAGACACTGAGGGACACCGTGGTCTGGAATTATAGTAAATACAAGTTGACAACTTGGAAGTCGCACATGAATGCCCCTCAACTCAATCTCGAGTGGgattttcaaaaataattttgatgCCCAAGTTGAGATGACCTTCACCCTTTCAATATGGTGGAGAAGAGGATATTTTGCTTCTACGACACAGCACCTGAACAGGACATACTCATAATTTCTGAGTTCACAAGTGGGAAGACCTTCCAACTAGCACATGAAGGACATCATAGAGTGCGATTAATCTGCATTAATCTTTTTGACACATTATTTTTTCTATAATCAGTGAATCAAAATGAACAAATTCTTAAACTCCTTCTAAAGCTTCCCCAAAGAGCCTTTGAGATTTTCTCATTAATGAGCTATTTATAAAAAAAGTCACATCTGGACAGTGTCGAATCACGACCAAACCCCCTGCTACTCTGTTGAAATGGGAAGCCAGGAGCAAGTGATATGTTAGCAACAAACATTAATGTGCTCGTTCTAacacgttattgtttctatagtaacagctcatttagAGGGACTTGTATGGAAGACGTGCCACAtaagcaggtaaaaaaaaaatcatgtaatcattgatacggtgaagttttctgtgatgtatttaaggagtctccagtttcagcattttgtaacagtcagataTAAAGTTGCAACTTTAAGAACAGAggagtttttgttgaactgctcattaaggtttaattagtccataacttcattaataattgtaatgaagtaaatctgggtagaagttctatgcaccctaggttcccctaccttcatgccagaaagaatcaaaatcagtgaagaattgagggagaaggagccatttgtgtggaaattgcttgttagggattgattaattactccatatctttattattaattgcaattttgtaaatttgggtagaagctatatgcaccccaggcagacctaccttcctaccaaagagaataaaaatcggtgaagaattgagagagaagtgattttcatgaaatgcggatgacgacagacaacacatgatggaatAAACTCATTACCTGTtgcccggatgagctaataatcaactTTTGGGTGGTGGACCAGCATGTATGGCGCGTCATGGTGAATAAAATGCTTTGGGACGTActgatattacattacattaatgacatttagcagacgctcttatccaacatacccagagcagctgggggttcggtgtcttgctcaagggcacttcagccattcctactggtccagggaatcaaaccagtgaccttttggtcccaatgctgcttctttaaccattacgcTACAGCTTCCCCCTGTATAGGAAAATCATCAACATAATTATCCAATGATATTGTCATGAATTAGAGTTTAGCACTAAAGTTGGTACTTTATTAAAGCAGAATCACATAATGACCGAGTCAGTCCTTTACACAGGAAtggtgaggggaaaaaaacaaaacaaaaagccatTCAAACACATGATCAGGCCCGCTgacgggggggacaaacgggtatgttgtcccgggcccaggaatggggagggcccagaactgggctctcatgaagttgcgattaaattattttatttcatttcaaaatgtgttgatttgggggagaaatgtgctatatttgcattcaataaatggatttctagatcttttgcctttattgtctttgaaaaaggcgtcaagaaccccctaccacccctaatgcaaaaatggttcggtctgactctttgattaagggggaaaaaacgacatcgttcgatcatagcgcttcgacaatcagcgtgcgtgccatttgccaacatgcacaagtcaggagcacagaaaagaagagagaaaaagagaggaagaaaccaagagactcaggggctcactgcataaatattttaaaaaagattgggatgatgcagcaggtactagcaaaggcagtggggcagctgagccaggtaagacacagccaactttttccagccccgtaaagtaaccccaaccaaggcacgcgcggcacgcaattcatgttacaaacgaggggagagcaagtcacactgaacaccatatcaaacgcacagggcattgaatcatttcataaccacaacggcttaataacattgtgtttcatatatctgattgaagctaagaatattcacattagcccgcaatcatattccgccgtttctcgagcggtgtgttcttctctgcttttcacactggacagtatgcacgcacagtatactatgttcgcccccagccctgcccgaaatcccccgtccatcgctgctccttcaagagcaccccaattgcgtgattatagtagactatccacgaatttaggaatacctttttgaatacctgtcatttaagggttggagtgagtagagactgggataagagaggtgggtgtgtgtgtgggttggcccagggggccccattcagagcattttgtcccgggcccagccaaagctgtcagcggccctgcacgATTATAAACTGAGAACTAAAAACAGCTCATACTGTATATCTATACCAAACTGCTAAGCATGCTGGGAAGGATGCACATTAGATCAAATCCCTAGTTTGACCCTAGAGATGCTAGAATATAATTAGCAATGAATAACACATGATGTCCATCCTTTTACATGAAAATAATACACAATAGGGTTTACGATTATGAtgttgaatttattaatgaatgacatgtCACACTTAACTTATAGTATGCTAGTTCCTGTTcgtacttacattatagcagcgatGAACAGACGCACTCTGTCAAAAACTTTGAAAGCACTGCGATtgttacaaaacaaaaacacttctGTAAAATGTTACATAAACATCTCCCAAAAAACCTTCAACATTTCTAAATCTGTTTGTTATTATAGTTGAATACACAACGTGTCTGCTGTACACGCCCCGTGAATGAGTCGTTACTATAGTCGGCatctcaggtgaaaattcaaattcagtccaaatcgcttgaaactgctctcattgaattcagaattgaatacagaacagactttttacagaattaaaatgtttatccattcttgagatattacaaatcaaagattgaaaaaacggcttaatttttagaaaactgccgtaatattctgtatgaggatcacatggtccaaaatgggcctcattaaccaatgagatcaaaagtttttttcttcataacttgtctatttttcaagatatttacatggaaattggcagcacatagatggttgtatactgaatacaaagtttgaaaaattactaaaaacaaattatgcaagttATTatgtaattagtattaattatgctaattaggaaaAAAACATTAAATCGGTGCGCTCACTAAAAAAGTATTAAAAGatcatttctaatcccctctttgtgctctataggcctttgtatttctaagtagggcctactagtgtttatatgaaagaatataaatgattattttgattaatattcacagctttcaaggtgaaccttgacaaaactgtgtgagccacatccaataaacaattcacattaactcaactgaaattgacgctcgtgtttctgactcccggttttttaaaatctcattctgaccaccaagatctcaatatttttcatcaaaacaactccagttatattctaaaatagttatttacagtgtcttgtaaaagtattcatcccccttggtgtttgtcctgttttgttgcattacaagctgggattaaaatggaattttggggggttagcaccatttgatttacacaacatccctacaactttaaaggtgcaaattgttgttttattgtgataaaaACAATAgctaaagatgaaaaaaaaaaaaaacagaaatctggaatgtacataggtattcacacacacacacacacacccctcccccaaagtcaata from Neoarius graeffei isolate fNeoGra1 chromosome 24, fNeoGra1.pri, whole genome shotgun sequence harbors:
- the bmp10 gene encoding bone morphogenetic protein 10; this translates as MPGVKGCSTASMHCLPFLLLLLGLFSGDASPISSPERHRIAPGLDDGRGGIVDPSLLEQDSEMDMQNLLETLRGQFLRTFNLSGHGPPLQPGAPRVQPPEYMLELYNRFANDRTSMPSANIVRSFKNEEYTPSNLGPNGVRRHPLLFNVSIPNHERVMAAELRLYTLIQIDRHLYAGVDRTVTVYEVVQRNDSWPEDGEEEKVQLVELASRQVYGTDNGWETFDITVAMQHWRRSNYGNTHRLEVHIASLNSQNGTEFEGPATGGDMEIDTSPEERHKSLIIVFSNDQSTDHRGEKQELNEMIKHEMPGTGLNDLGIELMDLWGSLGSMGQEGDMKEGGPDEEALLQMRSNLIYDTASRIRRNAKANQCKKSSLYVDFKDIGWDSWILEPQGYEAYECTGVCSYPLTKHVTPTKHAIVQTLVSLKNPKTVSRACCVPTKLDPISLLYLDDAGVVTYQYKFEGMVVAECGCR